A window of the Candidatus Nitrosotalea okcheonensis genome harbors these coding sequences:
- a CDS encoding response regulator, translating into MVKVFYQSHSGSMDNPITAIVIDDDKDTVSVLSDFLQIKGIKVIGKGYDGLEAVEIYKRLKPDAVFIDVMMETCDGLYALEKIREIHPDALVIMVTADLTNDTHEKLLDLRASAIIYKPYDINEIMRALDKLYTIRVAS; encoded by the coding sequence ATGGTGAAAGTTTTTTACCAGTCTCATTCCGGCAGCATGGATAATCCCATTACGGCCATAGTAATTGATGATGACAAGGATACGGTATCAGTACTATCAGATTTTTTGCAGATAAAAGGTATCAAAGTGATTGGAAAGGGGTATGATGGATTAGAGGCAGTTGAAATTTACAAGAGGCTCAAGCCAGATGCTGTATTTATAGATGTAATGATGGAAACATGTGATGGGTTATACGCATTAGAGAAAATTAGAGAAATTCATCCTGATGCCCTTGTTATAATGGTAACAGCCGACTTGACAAATGATACCCATGAGAAATTACTTGATCTTAGGGCATCTGCAATAATTTACAAGCCTTATGATATTAACGAGATAATGCGTGCCTTGGATAAACTATACACTATCAGAGTGGCTTCATAA
- a CDS encoding nickel-binding protein, which translates to MPIFIDGHSSKGLTHEELEKLVDLPPDKFGVTHLELFFNKKEDRIYCVLDAPDEESIWKHHEAAGFKCDFITEVDQVKTEKTTKTEKLAILGQMSSNISHDLRNPMAVIKNSVDLLSIKYKDQFSPGVLDQISKIDRAIFSMSMMINDVLNFARTQYLHLEDHSLMNTITHSIAPIKIPQNIKITFPQKDIVLKVDGPKLESVFYNLIMNAIQSIGEMHDGEIIIKFIEKTNDKVQIKIQNSGPPIPDELLTKIFEPLFTTKQHGTGLGLPSSKNIIEQHHGTIYASNNPTTFTITLSKHIERLLSVDKN; encoded by the coding sequence ATGCCCATATTTATTGACGGTCACAGTTCAAAAGGATTGACTCATGAAGAATTAGAAAAACTAGTTGATTTACCTCCAGACAAATTTGGAGTCACCCACCTAGAGTTATTTTTCAATAAAAAAGAAGACAGAATTTACTGCGTACTAGATGCCCCAGACGAAGAATCCATCTGGAAACACCATGAGGCAGCAGGTTTCAAATGTGATTTTATTACAGAGGTAGATCAGGTCAAGACAGAAAAAACTACAAAGACCGAAAAACTTGCGATCTTGGGCCAAATGAGCTCGAACATTAGTCATGATCTAAGAAACCCAATGGCAGTTATAAAAAATTCAGTAGACTTGTTGAGTATCAAGTATAAAGATCAATTCAGTCCAGGAGTTTTAGATCAGATCTCAAAGATAGATCGTGCTATTTTTAGCATGAGCATGATGATAAATGACGTGCTAAATTTTGCAAGAACTCAATATTTACATTTAGAAGACCATTCCCTGATGAATACCATCACTCATTCTATTGCGCCAATTAAAATTCCTCAGAATATCAAAATAACATTCCCTCAAAAGGACATCGTGTTAAAGGTCGATGGTCCAAAACTAGAATCCGTCTTTTACAACTTGATAATGAATGCAATTCAATCCATTGGCGAGATGCATGATGGTGAAATTATAATCAAGTTTATTGAAAAAACAAATGATAAAGTTCAGATCAAGATTCAAAATTCAGGCCCTCCAATTCCAGATGAACTTTTGACTAAAATATTTGAGCCTCTCTTTACAACAAAACAACATGGAACCGGCCTTGGCTTGCCAAGCTCAAAAAATATAATTGAACAACACCATGGAACAATATATGCCTCAAACAATCCCACTACATTTACCATCACATTGTCAAAACATATTGAAAGATTGCTGTCCGTAGATAAAAATTAA
- a CDS encoding DUF192 domain-containing protein: MKKTVLPVVISFLLIISTIPSFAQTNSTVQDFKTLQQQRNQDSSNLSYAVFYITENDKCSDSEYKSLKFYQVVTDEYLSLYGISHDLQGSLCIPLKNYQSYFSGLSTFTLPVVISDNTVGQQLVQQGFYGMYKITGTGMQAIYVCSCDTKIESWAGAWILSHELSHFSLRYIGEPDTIAVSWVHYIQALENDCQRGNFAKVCPQYSASVTSPSGNQIPVMVVYGQGPSTNLPQNAPQSEVVTLPENSIVQTQNPACQTNQICALPGDYLKYQITTPDLNQTIRFDFENPTDNKNITIKTSAVQNGLPVSEYDTLDLSKALFTRPSGNASNFMYMLPTPLRLNSAYHQQAVQFNNYTRDVMSAQNNNQTNSILVQIDKDTGILIQLAISHVVNVNGAVSVSQQSYKLIDTNKIAYSNYATGQVFIPSWIKIDAKFWSDGSITDAQFIQEMQYLIDNRMITIPQTIHADNPSSQIPSWIKDDAKYWSSGSVSDNEFAGAIQYLVSNDVISISSSQNDTSPNLTGLPKGQVKIGNVLLDVEIADTLQRQNKGLQYHTPLSYSQGMLFPFAQPQVISIWMKDMQFPIDIIWLDSSGNVLYIEKNAPPCISDPCTIYGQSLMHAQYVLEVASGFVDKFGITQNSHMQLLTPV, from the coding sequence ATGAAAAAAACAGTCCTGCCTGTAGTCATATCATTTCTTTTGATCATATCTACAATACCATCATTTGCACAAACAAACTCTACAGTTCAGGATTTTAAAACATTACAGCAGCAAAGAAACCAAGATAGCTCAAATCTATCATATGCAGTATTTTACATAACGGAAAATGACAAATGTTCTGATTCTGAATACAAGAGCTTGAAATTTTATCAGGTAGTTACAGACGAATATCTTTCATTGTACGGTATATCTCATGATCTACAGGGTTCACTCTGCATACCACTCAAGAACTACCAATCGTATTTTTCTGGACTGTCTACATTTACTCTTCCTGTGGTAATATCTGATAATACGGTCGGTCAACAGCTAGTTCAACAGGGATTTTATGGAATGTATAAAATAACCGGCACTGGCATGCAGGCAATCTATGTCTGTTCTTGTGATACCAAGATTGAGAGCTGGGCAGGAGCATGGATCTTGTCTCATGAATTATCACACTTTTCACTACGATATATTGGGGAGCCTGACACAATTGCAGTTTCATGGGTTCATTATATCCAGGCACTAGAAAATGACTGTCAGCGGGGTAATTTTGCCAAAGTTTGTCCGCAATACTCTGCATCAGTAACATCCCCCTCTGGAAACCAAATTCCGGTAATGGTAGTATATGGACAGGGGCCATCAACCAATCTTCCACAAAATGCTCCGCAGAGTGAGGTGGTAACTCTGCCTGAAAACTCTATTGTTCAAACTCAAAACCCGGCATGTCAAACAAACCAGATATGTGCATTGCCTGGAGATTATCTAAAATACCAGATCACGACACCTGATCTAAATCAAACTATACGATTTGATTTTGAAAATCCGACTGACAACAAGAACATTACAATCAAGACAAGTGCAGTACAAAATGGTTTACCTGTCTCTGAATATGATACACTTGATCTGTCAAAAGCATTGTTTACAAGACCAAGCGGTAATGCATCTAATTTCATGTATATGCTACCAACTCCTCTGAGACTAAACAGTGCGTATCATCAACAAGCCGTACAATTTAACAACTATACAAGAGATGTCATGTCCGCACAAAACAACAATCAGACAAACTCTATTCTGGTGCAGATTGATAAAGATACTGGAATATTGATACAGCTTGCAATTTCACATGTTGTAAATGTAAACGGGGCGGTCTCTGTTAGTCAACAATCATACAAACTGATTGATACAAACAAAATTGCTTACTCTAATTATGCAACCGGACAAGTTTTCATTCCATCATGGATAAAAATTGATGCCAAGTTTTGGTCTGATGGTTCGATAACTGATGCACAATTTATTCAAGAAATGCAATATCTAATTGATAATAGAATGATAACTATTCCACAAACTATTCACGCTGATAATCCATCCTCTCAGATTCCTTCATGGATAAAAGACGATGCAAAGTATTGGTCATCAGGTTCTGTATCTGATAATGAATTTGCGGGGGCAATCCAGTATCTTGTCTCAAATGATGTCATATCTATATCCAGTTCTCAAAATGACACTAGTCCAAATTTGACTGGTCTACCAAAGGGCCAAGTCAAGATAGGTAATGTGTTACTTGACGTTGAAATTGCAGATACTCTACAGCGACAGAATAAAGGACTACAATATCACACTCCACTATCATATAGTCAGGGCATGCTTTTTCCATTTGCGCAGCCACAGGTTATATCGATATGGATGAAGGACATGCAATTCCCTATTGATATTATATGGCTTGACAGTTCAGGAAATGTCTTGTATATAGAAAAAAATGCCCCACCATGCATTTCGGATCCTTGCACTATATACGGCCAAAGCTTGATGCATGCACAGTATGTCTTGGAGGTGGCTTCTGGTTTTGTAGACAAGTTTGGGATAACTCAAAACTCACACATGCAGCTACTGACACCTGTTTAA
- a CDS encoding DUF6659 family protein — translation MSQSAQYLDRVLENIMHTDKQIRYATIFDNDGNELSTKIRDGVEPFLNDADTKETLHYAANAWKIRRTFAPKIGKGKYVLAVYENLRRLTMPLGDKYLIMVTWGIDGGSSQIIEHLENMFSGDPTKDW, via the coding sequence ATGTCTCAATCTGCCCAATATCTTGACAGAGTTCTTGAAAACATCATGCATACTGATAAGCAGATTAGATACGCAACAATCTTTGACAATGATGGAAATGAACTAAGTACTAAAATACGTGATGGAGTGGAGCCATTTCTAAATGATGCAGACACAAAAGAGACTCTACACTATGCCGCCAATGCTTGGAAAATACGAAGGACTTTTGCACCAAAAATTGGAAAAGGCAAGTACGTCTTGGCAGTCTATGAAAATCTACGACGGTTAACGATGCCTCTTGGGGATAAATATCTCATAATGGTGACATGGGGAATAGATGGTGGCTCGTCTCAAATAATAGAACACTTGGAAAACATGTTTTCAGGCGATCCGACTAAAGATTGGTAA
- a CDS encoding zinc ribbon domain-containing protein, with protein MFCEKCGIQLPDNAVFCIKCGTKQTAPETPVSSSDTSTEVKEIKCPNCNASITPKFGEMVVTCEYCGSSISLENKGWKNIAKHTMLPITISDQDQITARLHQMMDKGLLHRHLQESSKLDDLELSMVPYWIIPVSAKTNLIATDIAVQVGSIAATVAMAGLMGGAMSGNSRQGGGGSFGGGMMDGMLFGTMMGGGGMMGGGGNATKSYTVDENYNCPVISVKSLTAYQPHGYEFTLDSRVDFDSKNIPKSVKILNGDINEDTAKNQAKIIVDQIQSQKVHSKYHMIRQMETQEDVSEGELLHVPIWFAQYDHKGKKIILIIDANSGNAINSIGL; from the coding sequence ATGTTTTGTGAAAAATGTGGTATACAACTTCCGGACAACGCGGTCTTTTGTATCAAGTGTGGTACAAAACAGACAGCACCTGAGACACCTGTTAGTTCATCAGATACAAGTACAGAAGTAAAGGAGATAAAATGCCCAAATTGTAATGCCTCAATCACACCCAAGTTTGGAGAGATGGTGGTGACATGTGAGTATTGTGGAAGCAGCATAAGTCTTGAAAACAAGGGATGGAAAAACATTGCAAAGCACACAATGCTGCCGATTACAATATCTGACCAGGACCAGATCACTGCAAGACTACACCAGATGATGGACAAGGGTCTATTGCATCGACATCTCCAAGAGAGTTCAAAACTAGACGATCTTGAACTTTCCATGGTACCATATTGGATTATTCCAGTATCAGCAAAGACAAATCTTATTGCTACAGACATTGCAGTCCAAGTTGGGAGCATTGCAGCAACTGTTGCAATGGCCGGACTCATGGGAGGAGCAATGAGTGGAAATTCAAGACAAGGTGGAGGAGGAAGTTTCGGCGGTGGAATGATGGATGGGATGTTGTTTGGCACCATGATGGGCGGCGGTGGAATGATGGGCGGGGGCGGCAATGCCACAAAATCATATACAGTAGATGAGAATTACAACTGTCCCGTAATTTCAGTAAAATCATTGACAGCATACCAACCACATGGATATGAGTTTACACTAGACAGCAGAGTAGATTTCGATTCGAAAAATATTCCCAAGTCAGTCAAGATCTTAAATGGCGACATCAATGAGGATACTGCAAAAAACCAAGCAAAAATTATTGTAGACCAAATACAATCACAGAAAGTTCATTCCAAATATCACATGATTCGCCAGATGGAAACGCAAGAAGATGTATCAGAAGGAGAATTATTACACGTACCAATATGGTTTGCCCAATATGACCATAAAGGCAAAAAGATAATCCTGATAATTGACGCAAATTCTGGAAATGCCATCAACAGCATAGGGTTATAA
- a CDS encoding J domain-containing protein, with product MLGLQQGASIPEIKNAYRKMVLAHHPDKNMSTKDDVKFKLITAAYRTIRTKNRGTDNSFTYQKSKNQYNSYLKPLTWTFYMHLLHDVVIYGQKILHMRTVYRYFRAGQSFLHVVN from the coding sequence CTGCTTGGGTTACAACAAGGCGCATCTATACCTGAGATAAAAAATGCATATCGTAAAATGGTTCTAGCGCATCATCCTGACAAAAATATGTCAACCAAAGACGATGTGAAATTCAAGTTGATAACAGCGGCATATCGAACAATACGTACCAAAAATAGAGGTACTGACAACAGTTTTACCTATCAAAAGTCAAAAAATCAATACAATTCCTATCTGAAACCTCTAACATGGACTTTTTACATGCATTTGCTTCATGATGTAGTTATTTATGGCCAAAAAATACTACATATGAGAACAGTTTATCGATATTTTCGTGCCGGCCAATCATTCTTACACGTGGTAAACTGA
- a CDS encoding matrixin family metalloprotease, whose translation MKQELFEDLASQKILLKEMNLELKKRVDNLEADTANLEHDISEKKKIIEELREDKKVLAGLLSEPRKNKILRNVTIVIALGLAVFIFISYVPSDLQSFYSSNNTPLKTQYLVQNLKSNTVNTWKPWHIINNQVLNINIVNADKVSKEKISAIKDAILSEESVKIDNSLLDRGPVGTVSVYYKGWQGALQGTQDENTVFHIPTKFNIIESPTGEGDITIVLTSLEDPDGFSGYTKNITDGQETLKSSITIYNVDNLSPERLGAVVRHEFGHALGLGHSSDENDLMHYIIQTNFPFISDCDVNAIKDLYDGKDLSDIACGPQKSV comes from the coding sequence ATGAAACAAGAGTTATTCGAGGATCTTGCATCCCAAAAGATACTTCTCAAAGAGATGAATTTAGAACTCAAGAAACGTGTCGACAACTTGGAAGCAGATACGGCAAATCTTGAGCATGATATTTCAGAGAAAAAAAAGATAATTGAAGAGCTTCGCGAAGACAAGAAAGTATTAGCTGGCTTACTGAGTGAACCACGTAAAAATAAGATTTTACGAAATGTAACAATAGTAATTGCGCTCGGACTTGCAGTCTTCATCTTTATTTCTTATGTGCCAAGCGATTTACAGTCATTTTACAGTTCTAACAACACGCCGCTCAAAACACAATACTTGGTGCAAAACCTAAAAAGTAACACAGTTAACACATGGAAACCTTGGCATATCATAAACAATCAAGTTCTTAACATCAACATAGTAAATGCTGACAAGGTTTCAAAAGAAAAAATATCTGCCATCAAGGATGCAATACTCTCAGAAGAATCTGTAAAGATAGACAATTCTTTGCTTGATAGGGGACCAGTTGGTACTGTTTCAGTATATTACAAAGGATGGCAAGGTGCGCTCCAAGGCACGCAAGATGAAAATACAGTATTTCACATACCAACCAAGTTCAACATAATTGAATCTCCAACCGGAGAAGGTGACATTACAATAGTTCTTACCAGCCTGGAAGATCCAGACGGATTTTCAGGATACACTAAGAATATTACAGATGGTCAGGAGACACTAAAATCATCAATAACAATTTATAATGTAGACAACCTTTCGCCTGAACGACTCGGTGCAGTAGTCAGGCATGAATTTGGTCATGCATTGGGGCTGGGGCATTCCTCTGATGAGAACGATTTGATGCATTATATAATCCAGACAAATTTTCCATTCATCTCAGATTGTGACGTGAATGCAATAAAGGATCTATACGACGGCAAGGATCTAAGCGATATAGCATGTGGACCACAAAAGTCTGTCTAG
- a CDS encoding DUF72 domain-containing protein — MDIQIGCTGWSYQGWIGSFYPKAVASSDYLKYYSKTFGITEINSTFYNIPSQSTTKKWFSETPDDFIFTAKMPKQITHDARLKPGPILDQFLNTIRNLDHKMKILVIQLPPSLSFAEARINLEKMLKHLPNGYRYAVEGRHHSWFTDESYKFLSGNNVCLVWNEVQGVINPCNVTTDFVYVRLIGDRTIPERLFGTIQKDRVTSIKKWAEKLDDVKNKISFAVIMANNHFEGFSPVTANKLRLAMGLDEITWYGKNQEKLF; from the coding sequence ATGGACATTCAAATTGGATGTACAGGCTGGAGCTATCAAGGTTGGATTGGGTCATTTTATCCAAAGGCTGTGGCAAGCTCCGATTATCTAAAATATTATTCAAAGACATTTGGTATCACCGAAATAAATTCAACATTCTACAATATTCCGTCCCAGTCCACAACAAAAAAATGGTTCTCTGAAACGCCTGATGATTTTATCTTTACTGCCAAGATGCCAAAACAAATAACACACGATGCACGACTCAAGCCTGGGCCAATTTTGGACCAATTTCTAAACACTATCCGAAATCTTGATCATAAAATGAAAATTCTTGTAATACAACTTCCACCATCGTTGTCATTTGCAGAAGCAAGGATAAACCTTGAAAAAATGTTAAAGCATCTTCCAAATGGTTATCGTTACGCAGTGGAAGGCAGACACCATTCGTGGTTTACAGACGAGTCATACAAATTTCTCTCAGGAAATAATGTTTGTCTTGTATGGAATGAAGTACAGGGCGTGATAAATCCATGTAATGTGACAACAGACTTTGTATATGTCCGGCTGATTGGAGACAGGACAATTCCTGAACGCTTGTTTGGGACCATTCAAAAAGATAGAGTCACATCTATAAAAAAATGGGCAGAAAAACTAGATGATGTAAAAAACAAGATATCGTTTGCGGTGATAATGGCAAACAATCATTTTGAAGGATTCTCACCTGTTACTGCAAACAAGCTACGGCTTGCAATGGGACTGGATGAAATTACATGGTATGGTAAGAACCAGGAAAAATTATTTTAA
- a CDS encoding tetratricopeptide repeat protein, with protein MEDIKHNSWYDVGNENAKNNNNEDALVAYDKALEIDPNHVSAWNNKGIVLSRLKRFEESLICYDKAIEINPEYVNAWYNKANALRNFAQSLIDKANDDRTNAPKLVNRSIGLFDFADKCYDKGDILSGKKHES; from the coding sequence ATGGAAGATATCAAGCATAATTCTTGGTATGATGTAGGCAATGAAAATGCAAAGAACAATAATAATGAAGATGCACTAGTCGCTTATGACAAGGCCCTTGAGATAGATCCAAACCATGTGAGCGCTTGGAATAACAAGGGAATTGTCTTATCTAGGCTGAAGAGATTTGAAGAATCGTTAATCTGTTATGACAAGGCAATCGAGATAAATCCAGAGTATGTAAATGCGTGGTATAACAAAGCAAACGCATTACGAAATTTTGCCCAATCACTAATTGACAAGGCAAACGATGATCGTACAAATGCTCCAAAACTGGTCAATAGATCAATTGGATTGTTTGATTTTGCTGACAAGTGTTATGACAAGGGAGACATTCTCTCGGGAAAAAAACATGAATCTTGA
- a CDS encoding SPFH domain-containing protein: protein MFGRKKDQDLGGSVVGSTTIEWESQYKEGNIMWKVPRLIRLNDNIVVREDEVAVFFRDGKVLTYFDKPNRYALTDFNAPIVGGLLKFFTGVEQAAEVYYLQNRYIDGKFGSQGPYQFVDPVLGIVNLRIFGEYRWKISSPENFVNQFVGTFAMQTSDAIESRLKEQIVLLLFNAIGKMKESGMKVTDLASNLQNIEQVVLANAPSSFGQYGLEINKISGLTISLPEEVQKAINTRSEMSVLGVNYMQYQAGQAMTEAAKNPSGGAGSMAGLGVGFGAGSGIGYAMAGQMGQGMYQPPMKQCQKCAMMMPVSNNFCPNCGASQQQTTQKPQGITCPKCNTIVATDSKFCSHCGNEMKSG, encoded by the coding sequence ATGTTTGGACGTAAAAAAGATCAAGATTTGGGTGGAAGCGTAGTTGGTTCAACTACCATAGAATGGGAATCACAATACAAGGAGGGCAATATCATGTGGAAGGTTCCACGATTAATAAGACTCAATGATAACATAGTAGTCCGAGAGGACGAGGTCGCAGTATTTTTCAGAGATGGTAAGGTTTTAACATATTTTGACAAGCCAAATAGATATGCATTGACAGACTTTAATGCACCAATAGTAGGCGGACTCTTGAAGTTTTTCACAGGAGTTGAGCAAGCTGCCGAAGTATACTATTTGCAAAATAGATACATTGATGGCAAGTTTGGCTCGCAGGGACCGTATCAGTTTGTTGACCCTGTTCTTGGCATAGTAAATTTAAGAATATTTGGAGAATACAGATGGAAGATCTCTTCTCCAGAGAACTTTGTGAACCAGTTTGTTGGAACATTTGCAATGCAGACATCTGATGCAATAGAATCACGACTAAAAGAGCAGATTGTCCTCTTGTTGTTCAATGCAATTGGAAAGATGAAAGAAAGTGGAATGAAGGTTACCGACCTGGCATCAAACTTGCAAAACATTGAACAGGTTGTACTGGCCAACGCACCTTCAAGCTTTGGACAATATGGATTAGAAATAAACAAGATATCGGGATTAACAATCAGCCTTCCAGAAGAGGTACAAAAAGCAATCAATACAAGGTCAGAGATGTCAGTACTTGGTGTAAATTACATGCAGTACCAAGCAGGTCAGGCCATGACAGAAGCGGCAAAAAATCCTTCAGGTGGAGCAGGATCTATGGCAGGCCTTGGAGTTGGATTTGGAGCAGGATCGGGTATTGGTTACGCAATGGCAGGCCAGATGGGACAAGGAATGTACCAGCCCCCAATGAAACAGTGTCAAAAGTGTGCTATGATGATGCCAGTATCAAATAATTTTTGTCCAAACTGCGGAGCATCTCAACAGCAAACAACGCAAAAACCTCAAGGAATCACATGTCCAAAATGCAATACCATAGTTGCAACAGATTCCAAATTCTGCTCTCATTGTGGAAATGAGATGAAATCAGGATAG
- a CDS encoding winged helix-turn-helix domain-containing protein yields MQILSSIGTKSETNEDVILRTLLDGHCRAILGVTTGNPSTASAISLACNMPLSTVYRRLKTLRALKFLHVSCTLRPDGKKLLLFQNRLVGIDISWNDAKLQISTNFSSVM; encoded by the coding sequence ATGCAAATTTTATCTTCCATTGGAACCAAATCAGAAACAAACGAGGATGTGATTTTACGAACTCTGTTGGATGGGCATTGCAGGGCCATTTTGGGCGTGACAACTGGGAACCCCTCTACTGCTTCTGCTATTTCGTTGGCTTGTAACATGCCCCTGAGTACCGTCTACAGGAGATTGAAAACACTCCGGGCTCTCAAATTCCTGCATGTATCTTGTACTTTGAGGCCTGATGGTAAAAAATTACTGTTGTTTCAAAATAGGCTTGTAGGCATTGACATATCTTGGAATGATGCCAAACTGCAAATTAGTACCAATTTTTCAAGTGTAATGTAA
- a CDS encoding PAS domain-containing protein yields MSKSGTRSKKDSVLGSDEEKKRLPNSASCYNVKNSSISPHLYGLLGQNYLDLYEKTPCMLRSTTVDGIIFACNEFYAKNLGYQKNEVIGSSIFDHTAEKSIQKLLDETEYWKTSTTISDVEIWLKRKDSSTFPILIHGTNLFDKNKKLIGNTSVLVDMTEIYKAREMMDSQGQIKTQLDELEKSNALMKTERKYRDMYENSPDLLYTMNLEGIIFDCNSSCCKYLGYTKKEMIGKTIFDFVAIQSIDEYENSFQAWKNTGSVSNTKTWFKRKNNSEFLGLTNTVNLYDINGELTGSDTTLRDITDLYEIKKTVEDNERKLKQQNEALKIAYDHLLETEQKYRILYEKSPDLLRTIDLAGNIIDCNDAYCISLGYSREEIVGKSMFVHVAERSVSDLKDAMLEWDKTGSIKNREIWLQRKIGNIFPTLLMSTNLYDINGNLIGRIGALRDMTVMYDAQKEIEEHKTKRLSAIGELSARIAHDLRNPLSVVHNTLEIIRIQNPDFEKNNQPKFDRIERAIKRMTHQIDEVMEYVVPNPLKLQQHISLLGVINSSVTNVVTKNTEIHLPQNDISIECDPEKLEIVFTNLLLNATQAMNNQGSIYLRIKDCQINNSINNGFATIEIEDTGPGIPKSLLNKIFDPLFTTRQIGTGLGLVSCKSIIEKHGGRIDIKTAVGKGTMFIINIPK; encoded by the coding sequence ATGAGTAAATCTGGGACGAGATCAAAAAAAGATTCTGTACTTGGGTCTGATGAAGAGAAAAAAAGGTTACCGAATTCCGCATCCTGCTATAATGTAAAAAACTCTTCAATATCGCCTCATCTATATGGCCTCTTGGGACAAAATTACCTGGATCTGTATGAGAAAACTCCATGTATGCTACGTTCTACAACAGTTGATGGAATTATTTTTGCATGTAATGAATTTTATGCAAAAAACCTTGGATATCAAAAAAATGAAGTTATAGGAAGCTCCATCTTTGATCATACTGCAGAAAAAAGTATTCAAAAACTATTGGATGAGACTGAATATTGGAAAACCTCTACAACCATATCTGACGTAGAAATTTGGCTAAAAAGAAAAGATAGCTCTACATTTCCAATTCTAATACATGGAACCAATTTATTTGATAAAAATAAAAAGTTGATTGGAAATACATCTGTTTTGGTTGACATGACTGAAATCTATAAAGCACGAGAAATGATGGATTCTCAAGGACAAATAAAAACACAACTTGATGAACTTGAAAAATCAAATGCCCTTATGAAGACAGAGAGAAAATACAGAGACATGTATGAAAATTCTCCGGATCTTTTGTACACTATGAATCTAGAAGGGATAATTTTTGACTGCAACAGCTCTTGTTGTAAATATTTGGGATATACAAAAAAAGAAATGATAGGAAAAACTATCTTTGATTTTGTGGCAATTCAAAGTATTGACGAATATGAAAATTCCTTTCAAGCATGGAAGAATACTGGCAGTGTATCAAATACCAAGACTTGGTTCAAAAGAAAAAATAACTCTGAATTTCTTGGATTGACCAATACTGTCAATCTATATGACATTAACGGGGAATTGACTGGAAGTGACACTACACTGAGGGACATCACTGATTTGTATGAAATAAAAAAAACCGTTGAAGATAATGAGAGGAAACTCAAACAGCAAAACGAAGCACTCAAAATTGCATATGATCATTTGTTGGAGACTGAACAAAAATATCGAATTCTGTATGAAAAATCCCCTGATCTCTTACGCACTATTGATCTGGCCGGGAATATCATTGATTGTAACGATGCCTATTGTATCAGTCTTGGTTATTCACGAGAGGAAATTGTGGGGAAATCAATGTTTGTGCATGTTGCAGAAAGAAGTGTAAGTGACCTCAAGGATGCTATGCTGGAATGGGATAAAACTGGTTCAATAAAGAATAGGGAGATTTGGCTTCAGAGAAAAATAGGAAATATCTTTCCTACGTTACTTATGTCCACGAATCTTTATGATATCAATGGTAATTTGATTGGGCGAATTGGCGCATTAAGAGATATGACTGTAATGTATGATGCTCAAAAAGAAATTGAAGAACACAAAACAAAACGATTGTCTGCAATAGGGGAACTCTCTGCTCGTATAGCACATGATCTTAGAAATCCTCTGTCTGTGGTACATAACACTCTCGAAATAATTAGAATACAAAACCCAGATTTTGAGAAAAACAACCAGCCAAAATTTGACAGAATTGAGCGTGCCATAAAAAGAATGACTCATCAGATAGATGAAGTGATGGAATACGTTGTACCAAATCCATTGAAACTCCAACAACACATTTCTTTGCTTGGCGTGATAAATTCCTCGGTCACAAACGTTGTAACAAAAAATACGGAAATTCATCTACCTCAAAATGATATCAGTATTGAATGTGATCCTGAAAAACTAGAAATTGTGTTTACAAACCTGTTGCTAAATGCGACTCAAGCAATGAATAACCAAGGCAGTATATATCTTCGAATAAAAGACTGTCAAATCAACAATAGCATAAATAATGGTTTTGCAACAATTGAAATCGAAGACACTGGTCCTGGCATTCCAAAGAGTCTACTGAATAAAATATTTGATCCATTGTTTACAACAAGACAGATAGGCACGGGGTTGGGTCTAGTGAGCTGTAAAAGTATTATTGAAAAGCATGGAGGTCGTATTGATATAAAAACCGCGGTTGGTAAGGGTACCATGTTTATCATAAATATTCCAAAATAA